A window of Haliscomenobacter hydrossis DSM 1100 contains these coding sequences:
- a CDS encoding helix-turn-helix domain-containing protein, with product MKARYRIHLSKKERETLLDWIKTGKRKAQHIQYCHILLNSDESEGRKPPRMTDVADRYQSTARTVERVKKAFCDEGMSLFEAKERKTRSDKKIDARAEAHLIALLCQSPPNDAPRWKLQMLADCLVELEIVESISKMSISKLLKKMNLSPSKKRNT from the coding sequence ATGAAGGCAAGATACAGAATACACCTGAGTAAAAAAGAGCGGGAAACGCTGCTGGATTGGATAAAGACAGGCAAGCGCAAAGCCCAACACATCCAATATTGCCATATTTTACTCAATAGTGATGAAAGTGAAGGTAGAAAACCACCACGAATGACGGACGTAGCAGACAGGTACCAGAGCACGGCAAGAACAGTGGAGCGAGTAAAAAAAGCATTCTGTGATGAAGGGATGTCTTTGTTTGAAGCCAAAGAAAGAAAAACGCGGAGTGATAAAAAGATAGATGCGCGAGCGGAAGCGCATCTCATTGCGCTGCTTTGTCAATCGCCACCCAATGATGCGCCTCGGTGGAAATTGCAAATGTTGGCAGATTGCTTAGTGGAATTAGAGATAGTAGAATCGATCTCTAAAATGTCGATCAGCAAATTGTTAAAAAAAATGAACTTAAGCCCTTCAAAAAAGCGCAATACGTGA
- a CDS encoding DUF1361 domain-containing protein, whose translation MLQRLKTHQRYYETLFLFLLSCYCFALSLFRLIYSDTLVFIFLNANLFLAFLPWFFSSLLIIYPKLQQRKIAVTLLLCTWLLFFPNAPYILTDLFHLRHQFSMPVWFDLALILSFAWTGLLFGLLSLWDIEKVLRNFLPPRVIPLVSVLLLFLGSFGIYLGRYLRWNSWDILREPFGILYDISDRLVNPLDHPRTWGMTIIMGLFLNMVYWSFHFIRDRTA comes from the coding sequence ATGCTCCAACGGCTTAAAACACACCAGCGGTACTACGAAACCCTCTTTCTTTTTTTGCTGAGTTGTTATTGCTTCGCGCTATCGCTGTTTCGCTTGATTTATTCCGATACCCTGGTGTTTATCTTCTTAAATGCCAATTTGTTTCTGGCGTTTTTACCCTGGTTTTTCAGCAGTTTGTTGATCATTTACCCCAAACTTCAGCAGCGTAAAATTGCGGTGACATTATTGCTGTGTACCTGGTTGTTGTTTTTTCCCAACGCCCCCTACATCCTTACCGATCTGTTTCACTTGCGCCATCAGTTTTCCATGCCCGTCTGGTTTGATTTGGCCTTGATTTTGTCGTTCGCCTGGACGGGTTTGTTGTTTGGCCTGCTGAGTTTGTGGGACATCGAGAAGGTGTTGCGCAATTTTTTACCACCCAGGGTCATCCCCCTGGTTTCGGTATTACTTTTGTTTTTAGGCAGTTTTGGCATCTATCTGGGGCGTTACCTGCGCTGGAACAGTTGGGACATCCTCCGGGAACCCTTTGGCATCTTGTACGACATCAGCGACCGCCTGGTCAATCCGCTTGATCACCCGCGTACTTGGGGCATGACGATTATCATGGGGCTGTTTTTGAACATGGTGTACTGGTCCTTTCATTTCATTCGGGACAGGACGGCATAA
- a CDS encoding IS630 family transposase → MIPAESSAAFVYQMEKVLDVYERPYDADFPVVCMDESPKQIIDYKQITISDGSRLQDSEYVRLGVAELFVAFEPLAGHREMTIEDDHTTTTWVNFMAAQMDTQYQEAKKVTWVMDNFVTHKPENFYKVFPPAQAKAYVDRMDFVYTPKHGSWLNMAEIQFALVGRDALDKPFKSKKEVEGAVKIWEIAQNQLRKGANWQFTTEKARIKLKKLYPTI, encoded by the coding sequence GTGATACCAGCAGAATCAAGTGCTGCTTTTGTGTACCAAATGGAAAAGGTATTGGATGTTTACGAAAGACCATACGACGCTGACTTTCCAGTAGTTTGCATGGATGAGTCTCCAAAGCAAATAATTGACTACAAGCAAATTACGATCTCAGATGGAAGTAGGTTACAAGATTCAGAATATGTGCGTTTGGGCGTTGCGGAATTATTCGTGGCATTCGAACCTCTCGCTGGCCATCGGGAAATGACCATTGAGGATGATCATACGACCACGACTTGGGTAAATTTCATGGCCGCTCAAATGGATACCCAATACCAAGAAGCTAAAAAGGTAACCTGGGTGATGGATAATTTTGTCACCCACAAGCCAGAAAATTTTTACAAAGTATTTCCACCTGCTCAGGCCAAAGCTTACGTGGATCGGATGGATTTTGTGTATACCCCCAAACACGGGTCATGGTTAAACATGGCAGAAATACAATTTGCTTTGGTGGGACGTGATGCTTTGGACAAACCCTTCAAAAGCAAAAAGGAGGTGGAAGGAGCAGTTAAAATTTGGGAGATTGCGCAAAATCAGCTCCGGAAAGGAGCAAATTGGCAATTCACCACTGAGAAAGCCCGAATCAAACTCAAGAAGTTGTATCCGACTATTTAA
- a CDS encoding YARHG domain-containing protein — MNRKLILLLLVLSPFVALSQKMGFDDIDGSKLKPWTVKDKTGYQFAYHFGDSEVESNLVILVGPDKCYAQISWGEWSADGANWLKRFETLSNVRIEGNQFFSDKTNGEFVLYTNGDETTQCLKVYKPWSGVTAKGEYEVGFVAGKVELFFDGQFPQASLHPLSAVELSKMSKADLQLMRNEIYARYGFRFKSGGAMQAYFAKQDWYKGQYADVTPFLTELEKENLKKIQLAESK; from the coding sequence ATGAACCGTAAACTCATCCTCTTGTTGCTCGTGCTCTCTCCATTTGTGGCCTTGAGCCAAAAAATGGGCTTCGACGACATCGACGGCAGCAAACTCAAACCCTGGACCGTAAAGGACAAAACGGGTTACCAGTTTGCGTACCACTTTGGCGATTCGGAAGTAGAATCCAATCTGGTTATTCTGGTCGGTCCCGATAAGTGTTACGCCCAAATTTCCTGGGGGGAGTGGTCGGCAGATGGTGCCAACTGGCTCAAACGTTTTGAAACCCTGAGCAACGTGCGCATCGAAGGCAACCAGTTTTTTTCTGACAAAACCAATGGCGAATTTGTACTGTACACCAACGGCGATGAAACCACCCAATGCCTAAAGGTGTACAAACCCTGGAGCGGCGTGACCGCAAAGGGCGAATACGAGGTCGGTTTTGTGGCCGGCAAGGTGGAACTCTTTTTTGATGGCCAATTCCCGCAAGCCTCTCTGCACCCACTCAGCGCTGTTGAACTCAGCAAAATGTCCAAAGCGGACCTGCAGTTGATGCGCAATGAAATCTACGCCCGCTATGGTTTCCGCTTCAAATCGGGCGGTGCCATGCAGGCCTATTTTGCCAAACAAGACTGGTACAAAGGCCAGTATGCAGACGTCACTCCATTCCTGACCGAACTGGAAAAGGAAAACCTCAAAAAGATCCAGTTGGCCGAAAGCAAGTAG
- a CDS encoding dipeptidase: MEPNNLQTLEPSNSRTPEPSNPRTPEPSFVIDAHLDLSMNAMEWNRDLRRSIAEIKAREIGLSDKPDRAQGTVSLPELRKGNVGLVVATQIARYVAPDNPLPGWHSPEQAWAHTQAQLAWYQAMVAVGEMVQIRDLAGLEQHLSSWNDGQDAGQKPVGFILSLEGADSLVSLEHLEMAHAYGLRAIGPAHYGPGRYANGTDSTGKMGQMGIDLLKKMESLNIILDATHLCDDAFWQAMDHFSGPVWASHNNCRAIVNHNRQFSDEQLKVLIARGAVIGAAFDSWMIVPNWVRQVSTPLGMDCNLDKVVRHIDHICQLAGNAQHVGIGSDLDGAFGKEQCPHDLDTIADLHKLVPILQQHGYADEDIKGIMHGNWLRFLRRVWA, translated from the coding sequence TCAAACCCTCGAACCTTCGAACTCCCGAACCCCCGAACCCTCGAACCCCCGAACTCCCGAACCCTCCTTCGTCATCGACGCCCACCTCGACCTCAGCATGAACGCCATGGAGTGGAACCGCGACCTGCGCCGCTCTATCGCCGAAATCAAAGCTCGTGAAATAGGCCTAAGCGACAAGCCCGACCGCGCCCAGGGGACAGTCAGCCTCCCCGAATTGCGCAAAGGCAATGTCGGCCTGGTGGTTGCCACCCAAATTGCCCGTTATGTCGCTCCCGACAATCCGCTACCCGGCTGGCATTCACCCGAACAAGCCTGGGCACATACCCAGGCACAACTGGCCTGGTACCAAGCCATGGTTGCTGTCGGGGAAATGGTGCAAATCCGGGATCTAGCCGGTTTGGAGCAACACTTGAGCAGCTGGAATGATGGCCAGGATGCCGGGCAAAAGCCCGTAGGTTTTATCCTGAGTTTGGAAGGGGCCGATTCACTGGTCAGTTTGGAACACCTTGAAATGGCACACGCCTATGGCTTGCGGGCCATCGGCCCAGCCCACTACGGCCCCGGACGTTACGCCAATGGGACAGACTCTACCGGAAAAATGGGGCAAATGGGCATCGACCTCTTGAAAAAAATGGAGTCACTCAACATCATTCTGGATGCTACGCACCTTTGTGATGACGCATTCTGGCAAGCGATGGATCATTTCTCGGGACCAGTATGGGCCAGTCACAACAACTGTCGGGCCATTGTGAACCACAACCGCCAGTTTTCGGATGAACAATTGAAAGTCCTCATTGCACGGGGAGCCGTGATAGGTGCTGCTTTTGACTCCTGGATGATCGTGCCCAATTGGGTGCGGCAGGTGTCTACGCCGCTGGGGATGGACTGCAACTTGGATAAGGTGGTGCGGCACATTGATCACATCTGCCAGTTGGCGGGCAATGCCCAACATGTGGGGATCGGCTCGGATCTGGACGGCGCATTTGGCAAAGAGCAGTGTCCTCATGACCTGGATACCATTGCCGATTTGCACAAACTGGTACCGATTCTCCAGCAACACGGGTATGCGGATGAAGACATCAAGGGCATCATGCATGGCAACTGGCTGCGCTTTTTGCGCCGGGTCTGGGCTTGA